DNA from Methanomicrobia archaeon:
AATTTTCAGCCCCTAATCGGCCCTTCAGCACATTCATGGTCTTCTCATCTTCCATCGGTTATCCTCCATTTCATTCGCTTTCCTCTCGTTTGGTTGGGTAAGCGTAACCAAAAGGAATAGAAAGATAGCTATTTATAAACTTTTCGATATTTATTTTTAACAAATGGCGGAAATGAAGCTGAAAAATAAGGACAAATGCATACTTCGGGCGCTGCTGGAGAACGGGAGGTATTCGTATTCGGAGCTGGGGCGGAGGTGCGAAGTAAGCCGCCAGGTGGCTTTGGAACGCGTGAAGAAGCTATCTGAAAGGGGTGTTTTAAAGAGCTTTTCGGTCTCTTTAGACGCGGAAAAACTCGGGTTCGCTTTTCAAGCCTACATGCTCATGATCGCGAAGCCTGAGGGGAAGCTGCGAGAAGAACTCATTGAATTCCTGCGTACGAGTGAGCATGTGCGTAGCATCCATCTCCTCTTCGGCCGGTTTGACTTCTTTATGGAGCTCCTATTCAAGGATAAAGAAGAAATGACCCGGTTCTTAAGGGCGCTACAGTCTTTTGACGCCGTCGAGCGGACGGAAACATTCATAGTGAATCAAACGATAAAGGATAAACCAGAGGACGCGTTTTTAGCGTGTTTACGCACATGAGGGTCGTGTTAGCTACCGGACGGAAAGCGGAAGAGATGGTTAAAGCTGCGGTGAAAGCTGCGACTGTGAGTGCGCCCCAGATAACCTGCGAAGTGCTTACGCAGAGCTTGAATATCGCCGCTTTTTCCACGCCTCGTTCGCTAAAGAAGGCACTTGAGAACTGTGATGCATCCGAAAAGATAGGTAGGGATCTCATTTTGGTTTCCGGGTTTTGCACAGCGGATTTCAGCGATTTAGAGAAGGAGATAGCCACACCAATCAGATTGGGACCCCGACATGCGTACGACATCGACGAGGCATTACAGTTCGTAGAAGAGGTGGAGTTCTCGCCACATACGCCTGCTGATGTCTTCCTGGCTGAGAAGCGGCGAGCAAATGCGAAACAGCAGCTGGACGAGTTAGAACGTAGAGTACGTGAGACATTCTCCGTAAAGGGCGTGAAAATCGGTGGCGGCGCACGAATGAAGGTCTGTGCAGAACTCGTGGACGCAACGCTGATGACCGAGGATGCGATAGCGCGAATGGTAGAGCACTACCTGAAGAGCGGCGCGGACATTCTGGATATCGGCGTTCATATCGGCGCGACGCACGCAGAAGTGGATAGTGCGGTACAAGCCGCATTGGCGTTCGCACCGGACGTTCCTATCTCCATTGATACGCTGGATCCCGAGCTCATACGCGTGGGTATCGAAAACGGCGTGGATATGGTGCTCAGCTTGAATAAAGATAATATCCCTGCGGTGGGTGATGTAGTAGCAGAAAGGGACGTAGCAGCGGTCGTAATTCCTGACAGCGAAGGTACACACGAGAGTCTCGAGAGCTTGCTTGCAAACCTGAAAATGGCGGAAGAGCACGGCATAACGCGCATCATTGCCGATCCCCTCTTGAACACCATTGGCTACGGAATTGCGGAATCCTTGTACAACTATTATCGGTTTAGATTGCAAGAAAGGGATACGCCGCTTTTCTTCGGCATTGGCAACGTTACCGAGCTTACGGACGCGGATTCGATAGGGATAAACGCGACCCTGGCAGGCATCGCCTCTGAACTGTGCGCAGATATCCTCTTCACTACAGAATGCAGTGATAAAGCGCGCGGGAGCGTAAGAGAGCTGCGGATAGCGTCGGAGATGATGATACTCTCGAAGGCACGCGGCAGTGCGCCGAAGGATGTCGGAATCGATCTTTTAACGCTCAAGGAGAAGCGAAGAAAACCCGTCAAGAGCATCCCTCATGACGAGAAGTTTATCGTGGCGACGAGGAACGAAACGTGGAATCTTGACCCTAAAGGCTGCTTCAGGATCTCTATTGGGGAGGTAGACGGCGCCGGTAAGGAGGACGATAAGATGATCTGCGCGCAGCATTCGCCTTCCGGCAGGCGGATAATAGGGAAGAGCGCGCAAGAGATAATGGATACCATCCTGCGCTTGGATCTGGTTTCACGACTCGAGCACGCTTCATACCTGGGCAAAGAGCTGGCAAAAGCCGAACTCGCGCTACGATTGGATCGGAGTTATGAGCAAGACGAAACGCTCTTTTAATAGCCGGGCGTACGACGGTACGTCGCCAGAAAATACATTACGTAACCGAGGTCTGTTTTTGGATTGAAGAACTTTTCGCCTAGAGCTGCAATATTGCTGGATCATGAGGGATAATAGTGAGTGAGATAAAAGAAGAAGCTCT
Protein-coding regions in this window:
- a CDS encoding Lrp/AsnC family transcriptional regulator; the encoded protein is MAEMKLKNKDKCILRALLENGRYSYSELGRRCEVSRQVALERVKKLSERGVLKSFSVSLDAEKLGFAFQAYMLMIAKPEGKLREELIEFLRTSEHVRSIHLLFGRFDFFMELLFKDKEEMTRFLRALQSFDAVERTETFIVNQTIKDKPEDAFLACLRT
- a CDS encoding dihydropteroate synthase-like protein, whose translation is MRVVLATGRKAEEMVKAAVKAATVSAPQITCEVLTQSLNIAAFSTPRSLKKALENCDASEKIGRDLILVSGFCTADFSDLEKEIATPIRLGPRHAYDIDEALQFVEEVEFSPHTPADVFLAEKRRANAKQQLDELERRVRETFSVKGVKIGGGARMKVCAELVDATLMTEDAIARMVEHYLKSGADILDIGVHIGATHAEVDSAVQAALAFAPDVPISIDTLDPELIRVGIENGVDMVLSLNKDNIPAVGDVVAERDVAAVVIPDSEGTHESLESLLANLKMAEEHGITRIIADPLLNTIGYGIAESLYNYYRFRLQERDTPLFFGIGNVTELTDADSIGINATLAGIASELCADILFTTECSDKARGSVRELRIASEMMILSKARGSAPKDVGIDLLTLKEKRRKPVKSIPHDEKFIVATRNETWNLDPKGCFRISIGEVDGAGKEDDKMICAQHSPSGRRIIGKSAQEIMDTILRLDLVSRLEHASYLGKELAKAELALRLDRSYEQDETLF